AACAATGAGAAAATACCATGGACTGTATATAGAATGTCGGAATATCACAAGAAACGTGTTTTTAACACTTCTAATCAGTTTTTCCCTTTACAACTAATTTTGaagattaaaaaaatcatagagatgaactacatgtatatccataGTACCCTGATTTaacctttaaaacaaaaacaaaacaaaaaaacaaaatgctaATACACCGAAGTATATACGACTTATCCGCTAATATCACAAGGTGGTAGCCTTTCGATTAAAGCCCGAGactttttcgaaaattttaaggTGTAAACTTCAGAAGATGAAATGATGATTAGAATGAAACGTTTAcgatttaaaacatgtttacagAAGGGTTTAGCACTCCAGGTCGTCCTCTTTAGACTTTTATTTTTCTCCTGAACAAGATCTTTTTTTATACGATAGTTTCGTCCTCTAGACTTCCTCTTCATGAGATAAGCtgtgaaaatagaaaaaaaatgtactcCTCATATTAATCACTTCCAGGTGTATTTATTATTTCACGTAATATTTTAGCGAGCCTCTCGAGACTAATAATTATAAACTTCCACATTAATCACAAACGTAATATAAAAGAATGAAGCCTTCTTCTTAATAAAAACCTTTAGTTCTCGTGATTACTGAACTTACATCATTGTGATTGTTAAATGATTTTGTACAGTCGATCACTATTAATACTTAAATCAGCCGAAGTAGACGGATTgacataaaatattcaaatttcacTGAGATAGAGTAACAAaggtatatataccatgttGGATGCAATCCATATTCTTCAGAACTCTTGCCCGGAGCCATGCTGCAGATGAACATTTCATTGATGGATAATTCTGAGGATCATACCTTCGATGCCTTTTCTTGCAAATGGTACTGTTTTAAAAATAGCAGGAAATTTGACTACTTTTTGGCTTAATACTATTCTTAAATCATATTGATTAATAAGTTCCAAAAAAAAACGGTAATCATTCATATCTTTTatgtcatctgacccgaaggggGAGGCGGTcatatttgatgtaaattaGGCAGGCCCGACCCCTGAGGacagaggggtggggccccaaaggGGGAACTTTagtgaaattttgcattaaTATCCTACTTCTTCTTAACCCTTGGGTgaattacaaccaaatttaatgtgaaacatcattggggaggacaatataaatgaggctggtgtgaccatGGAACCGAGTAGTGGGCAATACATTCATAAGATTTAGATTTTCAACAAAAAGGTCAAGATATACCAAAAAGTTAACCAAGCTGTACGATATATACCTGTTGAGTGGCACTACTTTATTGGAGCAGCACTTCTGGCTTGTTTTGTTGTACACAGCAGCACCACAACACCAGAGGCCATTCAATTTTGCATTTTTGTGGAAATGGTTTTTACAGCACCTGTCCTTCCTTTTCTgaactgtgttttttttcttcttgcCACACAACTGAACGTTGCGTTTACTTCCTTTGTTTTTCATAGTTCTGTCCTTTGGACGCCCATGTATACATTCTTGGTAAGAGGTGTTAAGAATATACGCTCCACAACACGTTATATTCTCCA
This DNA window, taken from Pecten maximus chromosome 3, xPecMax1.1, whole genome shotgun sequence, encodes the following:
- the LOC117322883 gene encoding galaxin-like, which encodes MVVRKNNTSGRKETCCGSEVIDLLTHGCCANKHTYNNFEYCCGETVVYSREMCCGRTKLNDDQVCCNESNTVFPVKKQHKFHDSCCNGKSYKRAAENCPAADDRTPRCGTEAWDSNKDICCNNRLYKGKNMENITCCGAYILNTSYQECIHGRPKDRTMKNKGSKRNVQLCGKKKKNTVQKRKDRCCKNHFHKNAKLNGLWCCGAAVYNKTSQKCCSNKVVPLNSTICKKRHRRYDPQNYPSMKCSSAAWLRARVLKNMDCIQHAYLMKRKSRGRNYRIKKDLVQEKNKSLKRTTWSAKPFCKHVLNRKRFILIIISSSEVYTLKFSKKSRALIERLPPCDISG